TATTTTGCAATTTCTCTATATCTATATCTTTATTTTTAATCATTTTCGAAGTATTAATTATATATTTAGCCCTATAACCTACTTTATTATTCCCTTTTAATTCTTCTTCATCTACAGTTGCCAAAACTTCTGCATTAGGAAAGGCAAAATACTCTTTGCCATTATATGTGCCTATTGATTCCCCATAATTTTGGCTTATTAGTTCTATAGATTTTTTTATTCTAGGGATTTGATTATTGGCAGATATTATAAAAGATATTATAGTTTCAAAAGGTTCTTGATTTAATATCCTTATTCCCCTGCCAAATCTTATTGCTTCTTTTAGAATTGGATCTTTAGAAAGTTCCCTTTTTATTTCTCCATAATCCCTACCTAAATCAAAATAATTGTACCAAATATTTTTGAAATCTTCCATATTAGTATTAGAAAAGATTATATCTTCTCCATCTCTTTTCACATTTACTACTTTACCATGATTTATAGCCGTATAACTTTCATCTTCTTCTATATACCATCTAAAAGCTTGACCACACTCAAATATATGCTTGGGTTCAAAATCCTTCATATCTTTTATTATTATATTTTTATCTTTCTCTATAATATTATATTTCATATTAATTCTCCTTTCCATGAGTCAGTGGGGACGGTCCTCAGCGACTCACTTTGTGAGTCAGCAAGGACCGTCCCCACTGACTCACTTATTATGATACCCTAAATGTATAAAATTTAAAAGAGTGAGAAAAAGGATCCTCCCTTTTTCTCACTCTTTATCTTAATTATTTATATTAATACCAACCTCTTAATTTCATTACATCTGCTATTTTTTTAACAGAAAGCATATAAGCTGCTTCTCTTACAGTAACATCATATTCTTCTTTTAATCCCCATACATCCTTAAAGGCTTTAACCATTTCAACTTCTTGTTTTTCTTCTACTTCCTCTTCACTCCAATAGTAGCCATATAAGTTTTGTACCCATTCAAAATAAGACACTGTAACTCCACCTGCATTTGTTAATATATCTGGTGTTACTGGAATTCCTCTTCTTTTTAATACTTCATCACCATCTGGAGTTATTGGTCCATTAGCTGCTTCACATACTAGTTTAGCATTAATTTTTTCTGCTACTTCTGCAGTTATTGCATTTTCTAATGCTGCTGGTATCATAATATCTACTTCTAGTTTCCAGAAATCTTCAAGAGATATTTTTTCAGCCTTTGGATATCCTACTAAATTACCATTTTCGTCCATATAAGCTTTCATATCATCAAAATCTAATCCATCTTCGTTGTAAATTGCATAAGTCCCTTCTTCTTTCGTCCATTCGCCTATAGCTATTATCTTAGCTCCTTGACCTTGAACATTTTTAACTGTATAGCTACCTACATTTCCGAATCCTTGGATAGCTACTTTAGCACCTTTCATCTCAATTCCAAGTTCTCTCGCTGCTTCTCTAGCTATTACAGATACTCCAAATCCAGTAGCTTCATTTCTTCCTAAAGATCCGCCCCACTCAACTGGTTTTCCAGTAATAACCCCAAGGGAAGATTCACCTGTTAATTTACAATATTCATCAACCATCCAAGCCATTACCTGTCCATTACTTCCTACATCTGGTGCTGGTATATCTATTTTTTCTCCTAGGTATTTATAAAGTCCTTGAACATAGCCTCTTGAAAGTCTTTCTAATTCACCTTCTGATAAACTAAGAGGGTCAACAGCAATTCCACCTTTGCCTCCACCATAAGGTACATTCATTACCCCACATTTAAATGTCATCCAAACGGATAATGCTTTAACTTCATCTAAGTATACTCCTGGATGAAATCTTACTCCACCTTTGCCAGGCCCAATAGCGTTATTATGTACTGACCTATAGCCTTTAAATATTTTCGTTGTTCCATCATCCATTTTTACTGGAATAGATATTTCAATCGCTCTTTGAGGCTCTTTTAATAATTCATATACAGCCGGGTCTAAATTTAATGCATCACAAGCCGCCTTTACTTGTTTTTGAGCACTAATTAGTGGATTTAAATTTTCTTTTGACATTATACAATGACCTCCCCTTATTTTTTATTCCCGAAAAGGTTTTCACTAACTTGATTTAGCAAAATAAATATAATAGTTCATCTCCTAATACAATTCTATTCTAACATTGTAATAATATAAGTTCAAGTATAAACAATCTTAATAAGTCTTAATTTTTACACATATTTTAAGCTTATAAAATTCTCATAATAAATAAGCTATTTATTAAATTTCTGCATGCAATCTTTCTATTTTTCCTCTACTTTCTTCTCATTTACAACTTTGTTATTTCATCTACATTATCAAGACTCTCTAAGAACGTCGGAATTACTTCATAAATATCTCCTACTATACCATAATCAGCTATCTTGAATATTGGAGCATCTGGATCTTTATTTATAGCAATAATACATTTCGCATCTTGCATTCCAGCTAGATGTTGTATTGCTCCAGAAATACCACAGGCTATATAAACATCTGGTCTTACAGTCTTTCCTGTTTGACCTACTTGATGTGCTTGCTCAATCCAACCCGAATCTACTGTTGCCCTACTTGCTCCAACTACTCCACCTAATTTTTTAGCTAGCTTTTCTATTAATTCAAAGCCTTCTGGCGTTCCAAGGCCTCTACCACCAGAAACTACTATGGTAGCATCTTCTAAAGGTACAGCTGCTTTTTCACTTTTAACATATTCTAATACTTTAGCTCTTATATCCTCATCTTTTAAACTACTCTGTATTTTCTCAATATTTCCTTTTCTACCTTCATCAAGTTTCGCCCTTTCCATAACTCCTGGTCTTACTGTAGACATTTGTGGCCTATGATCAGGGCAAATAATAGTTGCCATTAGATTTCCACCAAAAGCTGGTCTAGTTTGAAGTAATCTCTTATTTTTTATATCTACTTCTAATTTAGTACAATCGGCAGTTAAACCAGTGCCAATAGTTGCTGATATTCTTGGTCCTAGATCCCTACCTATATTGGTAGCACCTATTAGAAAAATTTCTGGTTTTCTATCCTCTATTAATTCACAAATTACTTTACTATAACCGTCAGTTGTATATAGTTCTAATAAATTACTTTCAACATAAATTACATTATCTGCACCATAATTAATTAATTTTTCAGCTAAACCATCTACATTATGACCTAATAGTACTGCTGTTAATTCTGTATCTAGTTCTTCTGCTATTTTTCTACCTTCACCTAATAGTTCAATAGCTACATTTAACAGTTCTCCATTCCTTTGCTCTGCAAAAACCCAGATACCTTTATATTCATCAATATTTACTTTCTTTTTTTCTACCTTCTCTTTATATATTGCCTCTGTAGGGCAGACTTCTATACAAGAGCCACAAATAGTACAATTTTCATTAATAACTGCTTTTTCATCTATAATATCAATAGCTTCAAAAGGACATACTTCAACACATTGACCACAACCGATACATTCTTCTTTAATAACTTTTATTGCCAAGGTTAGCCCCCCCTTTTTATATAATTTTTCTTTCTCTAAGTCGAATAATTAAATTTTCAACTGCTGCTTTTGTATCACCTTTAAATATTTCTCCTTCTCCCTTCTTACTAGAAGGTGCAAAAGATTTACTAACTTGGGTTGGTGAGCCATCTAATCCTATACTTTCTATATCCCCATCAATATCTTCAGCAGACCAAACCTTCACCTTATCTTCTTCATAAGCTTCATATATCCCTTTTATAGATGGATACCTTGGCTTATTTAATTCATTTATAGCGGTTAATAATACGGGCATTTTTGATTCTATTACAAAATAGCCATCTTCTAAAGCTCTTCTAACTCTAATCTTTCCATCTTCTATTTCTAATTTTTCTACATAGGTAATTTGAGGTATTCCTAAATGTTCTGCAATTTGAGGTCCAACTTGAGCTGTGTCTCCATCTATGGCTTGCCTTCCACAGAATATAATATCAAAGTTTTCAATTTTCTTAATAGCAGTAGCTAATACTGTAGATGTTGCCAATGTATCAGAGCCTGCAAAAGCTCTATCACTTAAAAGAATAGATTCATCGGCTCCCATAGCTATAGTTTCTTTTAAAGCCACTTCTGCTTGTGGTGGCCCCATAGTTAAAACTGTTACTTTTGTATCTGGATTTCTATCTTTTATCTTTAAGGCTTCTTCTAAAGCATTTTTATCATCAGGATTTATTATACTTGGTACTCCCTCACGGATTAAAGTCCCTGTTTTAGGATCTGTTTTAACTTCATTTGTATCAGGAACTTGTTTTATACATACTATAATATTCATCTCATGGCCCCCCTATTTACCTTAATAAATTAGCTGCAATAACCATTTGTTGTACTTGAGAAGTTCCTTCATATATTTCTGTTATCTTAGCATCTCTCATCATTCTTTCAACAGGATAATCTTTTGTAAATCCATAACCACCATGTAACTGTACACATTTTGTAGTTACACTCATTGCAGTATTAGAAGCATATAGTTTTGCCATTGCCGCCTCTTTATTATAAGGCAGGTTATTGGCTTTATTATAAGCGGATTTATAAACTAATAATTTAGCAGCTTCTATTTCTGTAGCCATATCTGCCATCATCCATTGTAGACCTTGAAACTTAGCTAATGGTCTTCCAAATTGCTCCCTTTCTTTTATATACTTTATTGTCTCTTCTAGAGCTCCTTCTGCAATACCTAAGGCCTGGGCAGCAATTCCTATTCTTCCCCCGTCTAATGTGGACATTGCTATTTTAAACCCTTCTCCTTCTTTCCCAAGTAAGTTTTCTTTTGGAACTATACAATCTTGAAATATTAATTCGGCTGTAGCAGAGCCTCTAATTCCCATTTTATCTTCTATTTTTCCTATGCTAAAACCCGGAAAATCATCTTCAACTATAAATGCACTAATACCTCTAGTTCCCTTTGATTTATCAGTCATAGCAAAGATTATGTAAGCGTTTGCTTGACCACCATTTGTTATAAATAGCTTTGAACCATTTAATATATAATTATCCCCATCTAATACTGCAACTGTCTGTTGTCCAGCTGCATCTGTTCCAGCATTTGCCTCTGTTAATCCAAAAGCACCTAAATATTCACCTTTTGCTAATGGTATTAAATATTTTTGCTTTTGCTCTTCGCTACCGTATTTATATATTGGCCAACATCCCAAAGAAGTGTGGGCAGAGCAAATAACTCCAGTAGTTCCACAGGCTTTAGACAATTCTTCCACAGTTATTGCATAGGCTACTTCATCTCCACCTGCCCCTCCATATTCAGTAGGAAAGGGTATACCTAGCATGTGATATCTAGCCATCTTTTCTACTGTTTCTTTTGGAAATCTACCTTCTTCGTCAATTTCTGCAGCAATTGGTTTTACTTCCTTTTCTGTAAATTCCCTTACTACATCCCTAACCATTAATTGTTCTTTAGTCAAAGTAAAATTCATAAAACTTCCCCCCTTATTTATTCGTTAAAAAAATCACTATTCTTGCCAATAAGGATAACTAGGCTAAATAAAATATTACCCTAATCTTCGTTATCCTTTCGACAAGTTGAATTAAATAAAAAATTACTCTTCATCTGATTCAATATTATTTAAGAAATAAGATAAGGTATAGAGACTTTCATTTAAATGCACATTTTCTACTATAATATGCTCAGGCACTT
The nucleotide sequence above comes from Tissierellales bacterium. Encoded proteins:
- a CDS encoding acyl-CoA dehydrogenase; translation: MNFTLTKEQLMVRDVVREFTEKEVKPIAAEIDEEGRFPKETVEKMARYHMLGIPFPTEYGGAGGDEVAYAITVEELSKACGTTGVICSAHTSLGCWPIYKYGSEEQKQKYLIPLAKGEYLGAFGLTEANAGTDAAGQQTVAVLDGDNYILNGSKLFITNGGQANAYIIFAMTDKSKGTRGISAFIVEDDFPGFSIGKIEDKMGIRGSATAELIFQDCIVPKENLLGKEGEGFKIAMSTLDGGRIGIAAQALGIAEGALEETIKYIKEREQFGRPLAKFQGLQWMMADMATEIEAAKLLVYKSAYNKANNLPYNKEAAMAKLYASNTAMSVTTKCVQLHGGYGFTKDYPVERMMRDAKITEIYEGTSQVQQMVIAANLLR
- a CDS encoding electron transfer flavoprotein subunit beta/FixA family protein, producing the protein MNIIVCIKQVPDTNEVKTDPKTGTLIREGVPSIINPDDKNALEEALKIKDRNPDTKVTVLTMGPPQAEVALKETIAMGADESILLSDRAFAGSDTLATSTVLATAIKKIENFDIIFCGRQAIDGDTAQVGPQIAEHLGIPQITYVEKLEIEDGKIRVRRALEDGYFVIESKMPVLLTAINELNKPRYPSIKGIYEAYEEDKVKVWSAEDIDGDIESIGLDGSPTQVSKSFAPSSKKGEGEIFKGDTKAAVENLIIRLRERKII
- a CDS encoding FAD-binding protein translates to MAIKVIKEECIGCGQCVEVCPFEAIDIIDEKAVINENCTICGSCIEVCPTEAIYKEKVEKKKVNIDEYKGIWVFAEQRNGELLNVAIELLGEGRKIAEELDTELTAVLLGHNVDGLAEKLINYGADNVIYVESNLLELYTTDGYSKVICELIEDRKPEIFLIGATNIGRDLGPRISATIGTGLTADCTKLEVDIKNKRLLQTRPAFGGNLMATIICPDHRPQMSTVRPGVMERAKLDEGRKGNIEKIQSSLKDEDIRAKVLEYVKSEKAAVPLEDATIVVSGGRGLGTPEGFELIEKLAKKLGGVVGASRATVDSGWIEQAHQVGQTGKTVRPDVYIACGISGAIQHLAGMQDAKCIIAINKDPDAPIFKIADYGIVGDIYEVIPTFLESLDNVDEITKL
- a CDS encoding DNA glycosylase, whose translation is MKYNIIEKDKNIIIKDMKDFEPKHIFECGQAFRWYIEEDESYTAINHGKVVNVKRDGEDIIFSNTNMEDFKNIWYNYFDLGRDYGEIKRELSKDPILKEAIRFGRGIRILNQEPFETIISFIISANNQIPRIKKSIELISQNYGESIGTYNGKEYFAFPNAEVLATVDEEELKGNNKVGYRAKYIINTSKMIKNKDIDIEKLQN
- a CDS encoding Glu/Leu/Phe/Val dehydrogenase, whose protein sequence is MSKENLNPLISAQKQVKAACDALNLDPAVYELLKEPQRAIEISIPVKMDDGTTKIFKGYRSVHNNAIGPGKGGVRFHPGVYLDEVKALSVWMTFKCGVMNVPYGGGKGGIAVDPLSLSEGELERLSRGYVQGLYKYLGEKIDIPAPDVGSNGQVMAWMVDEYCKLTGESSLGVITGKPVEWGGSLGRNEATGFGVSVIAREAARELGIEMKGAKVAIQGFGNVGSYTVKNVQGQGAKIIAIGEWTKEEGTYAIYNEDGLDFDDMKAYMDENGNLVGYPKAEKISLEDFWKLEVDIMIPAALENAITAEVAEKINAKLVCEAANGPITPDGDEVLKRRGIPVTPDILTNAGGVTVSYFEWVQNLYGYYWSEEEVEEKQEVEMVKAFKDVWGLKEEYDVTVREAAYMLSVKKIADVMKLRGWY